In the genome of Stomoxys calcitrans chromosome 4, idStoCalc2.1, whole genome shotgun sequence, the window tcgtgttttgctttgtttctatGCAACCGAAAGTtagaataaaggaaaaacgaaatatcgtaagcaattcaaacatgTTGTGCCTTTAAactttgtcactcgtcatcccgGATTGGGCTCTAATGCCAGctcttcttctttcttacgctctttgattAAAACtcaattcttttattttgtctACTCGTGTAACAAATAGTGGATTTCAAATACTACAGATTCGAgacatattgcaataaaataatcCTCCTGTTACATACGTTCCACACGCTGTTAACATacagcctaaaagtatgctatggTTTGAAGCTTGCATGCGTTGAATCTACAGTCTCTGTTGGCGCTTACATTACCTTTGGTTAAGTTATCTGACTTCAGTACAGAGTGCACCAGACAAACATAAttatttgaaagtcaataaaaacaaaaattgcaggtGAACATCCCCAATAAAAATCCATTATACATTCAATGCAAGTTGGACTGGATAGACTGATATATTTACCATGCAATAACAGTCGACAACACGTTTTTTGCATTGTATTGTATAAAAACAGGGACACAATCTTTCATTGAACTGTACCAATGCTGTGCTTTATTTTTGTCCTATCCAGTGTAAGTCAAACTTGTCctggatagttatcgatatcagaTAACAGATAATATAACCGGTTAAACGTGATATGCACTATAGTGATAGTCcccattttcgaaaataaatcccAAATTTGATGGAAAATCCCCAATACAGGCGATACTGGTGTCCAAGAGTGGacactactctcaaatatcatttatttgaaccccaaattgccattggcctcaaaaatggatatcaaattagttttttaatctaaaacaccttttatttaaatcccttactgcaaaagtcagcagtatgtccattctctttaagacccaaattttcatggtgagcaaatacgtccaatttgggtgttgttgtgggggtgggacgttgccttgacagttggtcccgaatgttgatatccatagtcagcaaatatgaccggttttgggagatgggttgCTACTCAGTGGCTTGGGCttgacaatatattgggttgcccaaaaagtaattgcggatttttcatatggtcggcttgtgactctgtaattgcattctttcttctgtcagttatcagctgttacttttagcttgctttagaaaaaaagtgtagaataagtatatttgattaaagttcattctaagttttattaaaaatgcatttactttcttttaaaaaatccgcaattactctttgggcaacccaatatatcagattcgtgttctactctaaaatacctctcatGTGAGCTCCATTTTGCAATGGtcttcaaatacttcttatttaggTGGAGCTATGGGTGTGAccacatagacactttttcccaaatattgatataaaattcgtgctttactcctaaagacctttcatttgagccccattttgctatggtcgtaaattcgtCGTTTTTGGGGGATGTATTTGTGGAAGGGCGgtttccaaacacttggttccacatttggatatctgatttgtattatacactcaaataccttttaattgagctccatattgccatggtcagtaaataagccctatttggggggtgttttggggaagcggaggacccccagaaacttggtcccacatttggatagcagattcgtattctactcgcaaatacctttcatttgagtcccatattgccatggccggtaaatatgtcacatttaggggtgtttttgggggttgggtgttccccaaacacttggtccaacaatttgatatcagatatgttttctaatctcaaatacctttcatttgagtcccatattgtcatgatgggtctttatatatatttggtaggttttgggggtggggtggcccccttaggtaccctatccaaaatttagataccaaatttttgtttttaggttactataagacggcacacaaaatttcgccgcacccatctccgagatctggcatttctgaaaattagggaaagagggagggtccgcttccccatcagatatcaaaatgaAGTACTCGATTTTCGCCACGGGcccataatgcaccatctgtgaaaatttcaagaaaatccgttcagctgtttctgagtctattaggaacacacaaacaaacaaacacaaattgatttttatatgttgGCCAGGGCCCGCACCGCAGCGCCttatttcactctcttattttatctgagccctatacggccacgtcaggaaataagtcccgtttgggggtgctggtacggcgtttcagatatttcgagccaatgtagatattatattggtgctcttctcccaaatacatttcattgcaGCCGTATATTGCCATGTTTGGTAAATATGTGCGgtatggggtgtttttgggagtgaggcggatccccatatatcagattcgtgctctggtctggtcaaatacctttcatttgaatcccatattgtcattattggattatattccatttggctggtggctttggagatggggcggccccctatatatcctacccatctccgagatctgacgtttttggaaatagggtaaggagaaagtccgcccattaaagtttgcatgttagatctacttcattctcttggatttggtggtggattcgagtagccaaactctttgccacGAAACAGATACATATTTGAggccctttttgccataatccacacgacccccaaacatttggcctcaaacttggatattatttatcgccatagtaggcaatcattaccggtttgaagggagtttagaggcggaatctgaagtaatatcagcatcgtgctagaggacgattttgtttgagccccataatgtcaatcaTTTTGAAGGAGGTTATCAATATATTCAGAGCTaaggggtctcgttcagattcacaccaattaatttttttgtattggttatctacattcgaaATCATATTTCATACAcgtccgcaggtcctcctgtgtccatcccaatctGAGGGtaaaaatcgtactctactaccaaagaccttttatttccgttctattctatcctgatcggccttcatatattatttcatattattcttATATATGAGGGAGGGGGAtcgccctctgacacgtccttttatttgagtacaatatattctcggtcatcctacatgacagtttggcgttgcatttattgggaggagagcgCTGCTACCCCCGCGCTATAGACCAAACGACAAAATATTTGAGTCTtgtattgtcgcgatctactgtcctgcggaatGGTATGACGTgatccagatacttgaatctttAAACCAACATTGGATTCAAAATATTCTCTCATGGATCtatcttttaattgacatattatcccgatcaaaCTATACGTCCTATTGtagtatttagtgggtgggccggtcccagactctgtcctaattgtgcataccatattcgtagtcaactcccaaagacgtGTCATTCGATACCCTTTTTCTGACGTTGGACACTTATGGCCGTTTTGGaggtagacaccttggaccaaattcttataacaaattccaaatatctttcgtttgatacccatattctctcaatcggtttggggggtggggaggcgcctcagacaccaaggaataaattgttTTATCAGCATTTCACTCTACCttaaaatagctttcatttggtatccatattgtcAGAATCGGTAAATTGGTCCTGCTGGGGGGTCTTGGGGGATagggagggccctcagacaccaacaaataatttttttttgtcagatttgtattctactcttaaatacctttcatttgatacccatattgcccaaagcggtgaaagtgttctcttggggcttttttgtggTTAAGGGACCCCCCCgaaattaagagtgaaatttctataccaaattcgtactctactcttaaatacctttaatttgatacccatattgtcccaatcggtacacatgtccgttcgagtgagttttgggatggggcgtccgtccaggttatttgaccccaaaatttttgaccaatttcgtgtttttgggctaccattaggtggcatacaaaatttcgcttaaaccggTGCACCCATCGTCGAGATGAAAATTGGGTCGCCCCCACTtcggatattaaaaaatttagtaccctattttcaccaggggctcaaactctaccatctgtgaatatttcatgaaaatcggttcagacgtttttgagtttatacggaaaagacaaacaaactaacaaacaaaaacaaattgattttcatatatgAAGATAAACTGTTACCTGTTCGTCttattttgaacatttgaacAATAACGGCTTTTATAGTAAACAGCATTGCCAGATAGACACAACCTGTAAGGTACAGACAACATCAGAGACAACCATGTAAAGAAAGGTTGCAACAAATAGTACTTaaagaaatcataaaaatatgaaTCAATCATGCTTAAAttcagaaaataataaaatatttcattaatatAACATAATTGTGTATATTTCAGACGATATCCGGTGTATCAATGACACATTTTCTCTTTTTATCCAAAACATATGATTTATAAACCAACTTTCAACAACCCTGTTTGAATCAGCTGTGTAGCGCAAGTATACCGTTAAATACCTTGTGACAGTGGGTTTTACTGCTTTACACTGTTGCTATTTGTATTGGTGGTGGGTAATCGTTACTATATGGTTAtatatgtgagtgtgtgtgtgtgtacattcCTTCGCCTATATGACAAAAAGTGTTCGTCCTGAAGATAAAGGAAAGTAGAAAAAGTGTAAGTGAAGAGAAAAATTCAGAGAAAATCTAGGAAAAAGTTAAAATAAGTTAAATAAATGtaagaaaaattggaaaacaaagtataatgtaAATAATGAAATAGAAATTGTGtggaaatattgacaaaatattgAAAGAATGATAGTTTTATGCAAAACCGAAACAAGTGAGAATCTACAACTTTGTGCAAATTCCgatacataaaattttctcttcaaCAACATGAAGTTGATTGGgaaaattcgatatttttgtTAAGTGAAATAGAGTCTGGGATTGATTTTCCATAgccttaatataaaaatttaccttatatctaaaatttagcataaccATGTTAAAGGACTTTCGCTAAAATCCTGGAAAATATCCCAGCAAGTATAACCCCCTGGCGGTCTCCCATCGCCATTGTATGTACCTCGCCCACtctatttattatttatgcTGAAGAAACAGCCATAcaggcggcagcagcagcagcagcagtagcagcattGCTAAAAGCGGCAGCAGAGCCATGGCAGCTGTTGAACATACCTTTCACGGTACATGGGAGGTAAGTAAGGgctttttaaggggttttgagcTGCCCATCTCAGTCCTCTGTTCGAAGACATAACAGAAATACTAAAACAAATAACAAGTGAAATATATCCGCTTGTTTTCAGATTGTTTCCTGTACGTTTGAAGGCAAAAAAGAAATATCCGGTTTGGAAGGGTAAGAAAAACACTTGGAACGTGGGAGTATGCCATTGCCACATATATGAGCACTATGAATATTGTGAATATGCATGCAATGCACGCTATGAAAATATCAATGCCTCGACTTTTATTGAATTGTTTTCTTGCTCTGAGTGTTATTTGACATTTATAAGCCAGTTTTGTTCTTTTCCTTTGTATGGCGCTTCCTGCAGCATAAAATTCCGTTTGGATGATACCAGTGATATAACGTGGTACAATGATTTGGTCAGCCCCCTGCCGGAAAGCAAAGACTGTGGGAGTTGCTGTGATTCGGCCAGCGTCCTTTTCAGCTGTGAAACATTCGAGGTCAATGAGAATAATCCACGATTGATATTTGGTGCTTTTGCGGGACACAGTATTGAATTTAATGTAAGTTGGCTCTTTTTGTTAAggttttcatatttttaaacATTGCTTTAAGTATAATTTGGTATCTGAATTCTATATGTTTAGGCGATTTTAAAGTTCAATAAAATTGGTAACGTTCCTACCTCCAAGATACGTAATAGGTCAAAGGTGACAGATATAACTTTAATGAATCTCGATGATACTATTTAAGAGGATTGGAGGGTGTTtgtaaaggattttttttttcgcggAGACTGTTTTAGCGAATCTAAGGGCCATAAGCACTACGCTTATGATAACCAACATACAGGTTGCAATGAAGAGTGCCATAAGCCTAAGTTTCTGAGAAATCTAGCGCTCCTCAAATCAAGGGCATGGTGATAAGTTCTTCCTTGGGCACGTGGTAACCCTCTCTTCCTGGTATTTAATGTATACCTAGATAGCCTTAAATTTGAAGGGGCATTGGGGCAGGCGTCTTTATCGAGTTCCTTGGAATCAGGAAATCATATAACCTTCGGGACGGTCGCATCGTTGAAGACACTGAATACAATGTCGAAAAGGACTGATCAGATTGTCATTATATAGGTGGACAGTCAGGTGACGCCAAAGGCTCTAGCGATGGGCCTCGTTGGGTTGAGACTGGTTAGTTTATCTAACCAGATATTCTTCAAGCCATGGGTAAGGCTGTTAGTCTCTGCTGGATCTCGGGTCATCAAGGGGGAACGAAGTTGCCGACTCAGCCGACTGCTGATTAGCGCAGATCGTGCTAAGAAATCTGTGAGCCCTCCCTTGTTCGAGCTTTATGTTAAGGTGGGCCCTGCCTACAATGGCCGTGTAAATGAGGCGTGGGATATGTTTGCATGCTGGCAAAGGCCCAGCGGCCGAGTATTTCTCGGAATAGGATGTTGCTTATCCTGGGCCTGAGAAAGCATGACTTGAtcctgactggtcattgcaacgtCAGGTTCTTAACGCCGCGTTGTTTGCAGGGAGAGGCAGAGTTCCACAGGCTATATGATGATGAGAAGGAGATGGATAAGGTCGAGCACCTTTTGTGACACTGTCCTGTAATTGCGAGGAAAAGACACACGAAAATGGGTGAAAACATATTTCTGTGCCTGAATTCCCTACAGTCACTTAGTCCATTCTGTGGAGGCCTGAGTTAACTGACTGGGCCATAGTTTCCCCAGTTTGAGTTCTCTGTCAGCGTGGTTCCCCATTTTTTTACTTGTGAATTTGTGTCGTCTTGTGCCGCCTTATGTTGTttctccgtctgtctatcttcGTTTCCTCTGATAACTTCTGGTTGTGCGAACACACCAAAGGTCCCCCAGTGAAGTGGCTAGCAATCTTGGGtccattgtttaatttttattttcccatTGCAGACCACAACTTTAGCACCCTCGGATACATTGATATTGTTTTGTGAAAACTGGTATGCTGTGGAATGCAAGCGCTTAAAAGAAGGTCAGGCAGCAGGGCAGGAAAAGGAATTTTCCTTTGGAGAGGCACTGAGTGATTCTTACTTTTCTGATGTCATCATTAAAAGTTCTGATGGGTGTGAGGTGGGTGAAAAACTCAATATTTttactatatctaaaaataataatCCCCCTTCTCGTCCACTACTAGTACCATGTTCATGCCGCCATTCTAAGGCTAAACGGATTTGATTGCAGCATGTGCGTTCATCATTCCAGCACTATATCGATACCTCAGACAGTAAGTCGAACACAGGATACACTCATGGTGAAAGCCAAGGAAAATGCCAGTGTACCAAATTCTCCCAATCCCATTAAAATATCGGTGACTACACCGCATACGAGCAGTACACAAgccactctagaagctcatcaTCAAAAATCGTTACCCCGCCTAAATCTATCGCCCATTTATCTACAACCCCCCACAGAGCATGCTGTGCTGGGGGGTGGAGGTGGCACAACCGGCATGAAaatgcagcaacaacaacatcatcatcagctATCTTCCTCCTTTAATTGCCTTTCCACTAAACCTCAGCAAAATGGTAGCAGTCTCAACTTGCTTAACATCGAGGGAGGCATGAGGCGATTTCCACCAACCTCACACTCCGATTCCCATCTGGAGAATCATAATCTACAGCCTCAgccgaaaaatattttcaatttttgtcagGATGTAATGTTGCAACAAACTTCGGAAGTGTGTAGCTCGAGTAGCTGCAATACCAGGAGACCTCCGCTGTCACCATTTAGGGCCAGATCTCCTTCACCATTTCCCAGCTCCATGGACACCCCACCCTCATCACCTTTGACACCGGTGGGAGTTTTATATGATCTGCCTGCTTTCCTGCTGACTCCTATACTGCATTGGCTTTACACGGAGTCCCTAATGCCCGATATGAATGAGGATGTTTGTGAGAAATTGATTAATTTTGCCGAGGCTCAGCCTTCGCTAATGAAATTGGCTGAGCcggcaaaaaaatatttgaaaatgatcaaattaaagaaatgtaAGTTGGGAGTCATAGATTCAGCTCTAAGTTTTAGTCTTGCTGACATTATCTTGTTTTTCATTACAGTTGTTGTTAATATCATCATGGATCTGCACAGTATTCTGAATCGTGTCATACAAACCATAAATCCCGTCACAATATCACATGAACCCGCCTTACTTTATGCCACATTTAAGGATAGTTTAAGAGAATGCTCTATAGGTAtgctttttaagatttttatagAATGTCTTTGCTGattgttgtttgtgttgttgttgcttgtaTTGGTTTCTTCTAGGATGtgccaaaattttacaattttgcaATATATTTATTAAGGATGCGGCCGATATTGCTCGTTACCAAAAGAATGAAATCATCAAATATGTCCGCACTCGTATACCCATATTTATGTCACAACTACATCAATTGCTTCGGAACATTTTGAATGTATTTTTAAGTCTAACGCCTGAGGAAAAAGATGAATTAGCTAATTACTTAGTACCTGAGGTATGTGACGAATATTTTTCTATTAATATTAAGAAGGgtcaaactttggatatcccCTATAACAACACAATAAATCGTAgccaaatttcataaagatcagaagaacaagtaaagtaaggcaaaagtcaggctgCGGCGACTATACATTATCTGGGCCCCTTATCTCTCTGGTTCAAACAACTTTTCAAGACTGGTATCAGTTGGACCTTAAATAGTACctcctttttatttatttttttcgctaATTAGCATGGGGAAATGCTTTACCCATTTGACGAGTACTTCTCTCGCCTTATACTGGACTCCGTAATCAACTGTAAAAACGCACCCTATGTAACCCATGGGGATAAATTCCACCTCGAGActgctttcgcattacttcgaagTGGATCCCATATTTGGTGATTTTTCCTATCATTTCCAGGTCTATAttcttcctgcgcagtacttgttcggcgtATCTCATCACCGCCTCCCAGTTCTTCTTGTCTTTCAGCATCCTCTGGACCATTGTCCCAGGCGAAACGTCGCCAATGGCTGTTTCCAAGTCGCTGCGTCTTTCAAGCCAGCGCTAGCACTGGAAGAATGTATTTTCCATTTCGTCTGCAACTTCTAGCTCCTCATAAATGCACCTGCTGGAATAGCATTTGCTTGTTCTAAGCAGGTATTTTCGGAAGTAACCATGGCCTGTCAGCATCTGTGTgatgtaatattgggttgcccaaaaagtaattgcggattttttaaaagaatgtaaatgcatttttaataaatcttagaatcaactttaatcaaatatacattttttacactttttttctaaggcaagctaaaagtaacagctgataactgacagaagaaagaatgcaattacagagtcacaagctgtgaaaaaatttgtcaacgccgactatatgaaaaatcggcaaattactttttaggcaacccatagTTGACATCGCCGTGCTTCCTATCGCTCCACATCCGTACATCGGATCGTCCGCCTGGCCCGATTCTCATTTGTCCACCTTTGTTGTCATTACTCGAAAGTCTCTATCGATagtcccatatgtatgttccgTGTATGAGCCGTTTGAATGTCACTCTGTCCTCTCTGGGTGTTGCACTTCGTGGCGGATATTTTCGGAAGTAACCATGGCCTGTCAACATCTGTGTGATCTTAAAGTTGACATCACCGTGCTACCTATTTCTCCACATCCGTACATCGGATCGTCCGCCTGACCCGATTCTCATTTGTCCACCTTTGTTGTCATTACTCGAAAGTCTCTATCGATACTCCTATTTTATGGCCCGAGTATGAGCCGTTTGAATGTGACTCTGTCCTCTCTGGGTGTGGCGTAGAGCCTGACGCGCTCCATGGCCTGTAGGTCTATGGGAACCATTCAGGCTATTATAAGGCCAACGGCCTCCGCCACTGTCCTGTAGGATGATATAACCCTAAGAGCCGCCGTCCTCCGTAGCAAGAACAGAGATTTCGCTCAGCATGCTGTCTGCAGTTTTTCGCGCCCAAAGAGCAGGATGCTGTTGAAagtctccattaagagtctgcgcctgTTCTGGAGAGGCCCAATTATATTTGTCATTTGTCGACGGAGTTGGTTCCTTAGATATTTGACCAATCTCTTGGATTTCACCAGTATGTCATCTGTGGGCATATTCACTTCCACTGGGATACTTTTTCTCGTTTGGGGTAGCAACTCCGTTTTCTCCAGCCAACTttgcccttagcatcacctATCGTATTTTGCGCTCTGCACCTTCCGGGTCTCTTGCCGTTATGACTGCAGCGATTTCGTCAGCATATCCAAAAGGTTCTGTCTGGCATTTATGTGCGTAGTATTCAATACTGGCATTCCAAGATCCGATCCAAGTATGAAGCATTGCGCCGTTCCTAATGTTacctcatattcactcgttccatcCTGAGAGTTATAGACAAGTACCCTGTTATGcaagtaacttctcattattcGCATCATATAAGCCAGTATCTGTGTGCTTTGAGGACTTCAGACCATCTGTGGCTATTGAATGCGTTCTTCACATCTTGTATGGCTATGAAGACAATCTGCCTAGAGTAGTGGTTACTTTGCCTAGTCGTCTCTACTATCACCATCACGTCTCTTAGAGCTCCGATCGTGGACATTGCTACTCGGAATTCATGTTGGCTTTTTGAGAGTCCACCTACCTTAATGGTGGAGTCGTAGAGCCGTGGCTTAATAAGCCGTTCCAAAAGATTGCCGGTCGTATCCAGCAGAAAATACTCAGTAAGCTACTTGAGTGTACCAGTAAAATTTTCCCATGTCGAAATCGTTACGTTGAGGAAACGTGCCTCTAATTGGTCCAATTTTGTCTTCTTAGTAAACAGATATATATGAGTCTGCTCGCGCAAACCCCTAGTGTAGCTCAGTTAAATATAATCCTCAAGAACCTTTTCGGCCCTCCTGCATAATTGATTCGGATCGCTACCACTTAGAAATATTGTAACACATCAGACGGATTCATATCCCTCTTCACTCAGGTTTCGTAgttggagtggcgataaaatgcaacCTGTGGAGTGCCTTGTGGGTCTTCTGTTACCAGACTAAAGTACTCTGGCTAGACCTGTTTATAAGTCCTGCCATTATTGgacccgatttaaagtcttgagatATATATACACTGATAGAACAAATATGGTGTCATTGTCATTGTCATCTTGTGGGGATGATTTTGTGAAGGCTCGTTGTACTTAGGCTGCCTTGGTACAAAGTGGTAAGGCATTTGTAAATGCATAGTCATGGAATGGATGGAACATAGGTTCGATTCTCAGCAGACAACAACTTAATGCAATATTTAAACAATTGTGAACTAGACGTTGTTCAAATGTGAAGTTCACTAAAAACTGTTGTTGACTTGTCAACATTTGTGGTTAATCTGACATCATCTGTGCATTCACTTCACTTTTGTGAACCAATGGGGTAAATTTTATAACTATGATCATCATTTTTTTTATACGTGTATATATCCACGATGCTgaatatccaaagtttggcctatcaacttttatttaaatattctttttttatttaatcattTTATTCTATCACTTCAGATTGAAAAAACTTTATTGATTTTAACTAGTGTGATAGAGGAAATCAAaaattctttagagaaaatgtgtAAAGTAAGTAACATGTTTCACCAGCAAATCCTTGCCAAAATATTCTTAAACATTTCATCTCTCTCTCTAATCAGGACTTGAAATGCTCACATTTAGATTTATCTATGAAATATGCAACTGATGATGCAGTTGCTATGCAAATACAAAATAATACCTTCATAACCGCCAACAATCCGATGGAAGATGCCACGGTCACCACACTGTTCAGTCAGCCACCTCTGTCGCCAAGACCTCGTCGAGGGCCACCCATAGGTCTGACGCTGTATGAGAACCCTTCGGATAAGCAACGTTTAATGAGTGCCGAAAATgatttgaaatttgtactctataTGTATGAAGTGCGTAAGATGAGGGATATATATGGTCGTATATCGGCTGCGTTGGATATAATTAGGGATAAAAAGTAAGGACTTCAAATGTTTTacgaaaaaaagaaattcaaataatatatttttctttagaattACTTATTGCGAAATGGATTTCTTGTG includes:
- the LOC106081194 gene encoding uncharacterized protein LOC106081194; protein product: MAAVEHTFHGTWEIVSCTFEGKKEISGLEGIKFRLDDTSDITWYNDLVSPLPESKDCGSCCDSASVLFSCETFEVNENNPRLIFGAFAGHSIEFNTTTLAPSDTLILFCENWYAVECKRLKEGQAAGQEKEFSFGEALSDSYFSDVIIKSSDGCEYHVHAAILRLNGFDCSMCVHHSSTISIPQTVSRTQDTLMVKAKENASVPNSPNPIKISVTTPHTSSTQATLEAHHQKSLPRLNLSPIYLQPPTEHAVLGGGGGTTGMKMQQQQHHHQLSSSFNCLSTKPQQNGSSLNLLNIEGGMRRFPPTSHSDSHLENHNLQPQPKNIFNFCQDVMLQQTSEVCSSSSCNTRRPPLSPFRARSPSPFPSSMDTPPSSPLTPVGVLYDLPAFLLTPILHWLYTESLMPDMNEDVCEKLINFAEAQPSLMKLAEPAKKYLKMIKLKKFVVNIIMDLHSILNRVIQTINPVTISHEPALLYATFKDSLRECSIGCAKILQFCNIFIKDAADIARYQKNEIIKYVRTRIPIFMSQLHQLLRNILNVFLSLTPEEKDELANYLVPEIEKTLLILTSVIEEIKNSLEKMCKDLKCSHLDLSMKYATDDAVAMQIQNNTFITANNPMEDATVTTLFSQPPLSPRPRRGPPIGLTLYENPSDKQRLMSAENDLKFVLYMYEVRKMRDIYGRISAALDIIRDKKITYCEMDFLCKRSTIHQNLEQLILDIPTYILIMENLSDRLEEKLGWKEFKFCFKLATSQINGVIVKVFDHKSALKDAMSQICKLVQKQEFTHTLIELGLLEPSNILESELNTLQSEDTFELSLDPLLMERTQDHDYNSIKLNLIRHLCEPPIAISSNLSKNALRLLHSAQLSDMEFEVHMYSPQPAHSTVPNISVMDKNSMDIQLMASHKSSIQVHNFRAHRVIVAARCEWFKKALMSGMQESLTRKIVVTDCSPVIFRRLLLYLYGAPIDKTVGAEQICELMLLADKYSIEDLKELCENTLNSQIDEHSVLCLLGIADHYMASALKSKCLSFLSQNSHLTKAAMFKELSRPLQLEVMDLIHWYGRVSEPWSDAGGFKPRSTSRHSLKSPSKPRSRSRKSSPSFM